In Oncorhynchus nerka isolate Pitt River unplaced genomic scaffold, Oner_Uvic_2.0 unplaced_scaffold_1881, whole genome shotgun sequence, one genomic interval encodes:
- the si:ch211-121a2.4 gene encoding uncharacterized protein si:ch211-121a2.4 isoform X1, with protein MCERQTGSHKKWVECLPYLYNPGPKATGSIQRSLSCLAVYAQQASKVWRQDMGVACDTQFSYAWKMQVYTGKPTSGGPEKNQVMQVVLGVTDGLRGHNVTCDNFFTSYELSQQLQRKITMVGTVRKNEPEIPLHSTQRGREAFLSKFAFTTTLVSYLTKRNKNMVLLSTLHKMLRSVIIRTGSQTSSWTTTTTKEVWTR; from the exons ATGTGTGAGAGACAAACTGGCAGCCATAAGAAGTGGGTGGAGTGTCTGCCATACCTCTACAACCCTGGGCCTAAAGCAACTGGTTCTATTCAGag ATCACTGTCCTGTCTGGCAGTATATGCCCAGCAAGCCAGTAAAGTATGGCGTCAAGATATGGGTGTGGCCTGTGACACACAATTCAGCTACGCTTGGAAGATGCAAGTCTACACAGGGAAGCCGACCAGTGGAGGCCCGGAGAAGAACCAGGTGATGCAGGTTGTGCTTGGTgtgacagatggactgagggggcacaatgtcacgtgtgacaatttcttcacctcttatgaactcagccagcagctccagaggaagatcaccatggttggcacagttagaaagaacgAGCCTGAGATCCCCCTGCACTCAACACAAAGGGGAAGAGAGGCCTTCTtatcaaagtttgccttcaccaccactctagtttcttacctcacaaagaggaacaagaatatggtcctcctgagcacactgcacaaaatgCTAAGATCAGTGATCATAAGGACAGGAAGCCAGacatcatcctggactacaaccacaacaaaagaGGTGTGGACAAGGTGA